One part of the Deltaproteobacteria bacterium genome encodes these proteins:
- a CDS encoding 2-C-methyl-D-erythritol 2,4-cyclodiphosphate synthase — protein sequence MKHARIGHGFDAHQLAEGYELVLGGVQIPYARGLAGHSDGDVLLHAIASALLGALGLGDLGAHFPSSDPRWKGAASAEFVRHALRLARERGYALGNLDATVIAERPRLAPHQPAMRRHVAELLGASEADVNVKVTSTDALGAIGRGEGIAAQAVVLLVPAEAT from the coding sequence GTGAAGCATGCGCGCATCGGCCACGGCTTCGACGCACATCAGCTCGCGGAAGGCTACGAGCTCGTGCTCGGCGGCGTGCAGATCCCGTACGCGCGCGGGCTCGCCGGGCACAGCGATGGCGACGTGCTGCTGCACGCCATCGCGAGCGCGCTGCTCGGCGCGCTCGGCCTCGGCGACCTCGGCGCGCACTTCCCGAGCAGCGACCCGCGCTGGAAGGGCGCCGCGAGCGCCGAGTTCGTGCGCCACGCGCTCCGCCTCGCGCGCGAGCGCGGCTACGCGCTCGGCAATCTCGACGCGACCGTGATCGCCGAACGCCCGCGCCTCGCGCCGCATCAGCCCGCGATGCGCAGGCACGTGGCCGAGTTGTTGGGCGCGAGCGAGGCCGACGTGAACGTGAAGGTGACGAGCACCGACGCGCTCGGCGCGATCGGGCGCGGCGAAGGCATCGCCGCGCAGGCCGTGGTGTTGCTCGTGCCTGCGGAGGCGACGTGA
- the ispD gene encoding 2-C-methyl-D-erythritol 4-phosphate cytidylyltransferase has product MTTAALVLGAGSGARLRESAGALLPPKAFVRLGGQTLLARSIDALLASGAVDLVQPVLPADDLARWPEIARELADAARVAAPVVGGATRQASARAGLAALPAHVLLVAVHDAARPLVAPADVARVIATAREHGAALLAAPLRDTIHRIANGAIAATPAREEHVAAQTPQVFRVSLLREALDKAERDGIVATDDAALVARLGVAVRVVMSSADNLKITTAADLAIAERLLAVRP; this is encoded by the coding sequence ATGACGACGGCGGCGCTCGTGCTCGGAGCTGGCAGTGGCGCGCGGCTGCGCGAGAGCGCGGGCGCGCTTCTGCCCCCGAAGGCGTTCGTTCGGCTCGGCGGCCAGACGCTGCTCGCACGCTCGATCGACGCGCTGCTCGCTTCGGGCGCGGTCGACCTCGTGCAGCCCGTGCTCCCGGCAGACGATCTCGCGCGTTGGCCCGAGATTGCACGCGAGCTCGCAGATGCAGCGCGGGTCGCCGCGCCAGTCGTAGGCGGCGCGACGCGCCAGGCTTCCGCGCGCGCGGGGCTCGCGGCGCTGCCAGCCCACGTCCTGCTCGTGGCGGTGCACGACGCCGCGCGCCCGCTGGTCGCGCCCGCGGACGTTGCGCGCGTGATCGCGACTGCGCGCGAGCACGGCGCGGCACTCCTCGCGGCGCCGCTGCGCGACACGATCCACCGCATCGCGAACGGTGCGATCGCCGCGACGCCGGCGCGCGAGGAGCACGTCGCCGCGCAGACGCCGCAAGTGTTTCGCGTGAGCTTGCTGCGCGAGGCGCTCGACAAAGCCGAACGCGACGGCATCGTCGCGACCGACGACGCGGCACTCGTTGCGCGGCTCGGAGTTGCAGTGCGAGTGGTGATGAGCAGTGCGGACAACCTGAAGATCACCACCGCCGCGGACCTCGCGATTGCCGAGCGGCTGCTCGCGGTGCGCCCGTGA
- a CDS encoding low affinity iron permease family protein, protein MRPTKSTSLFTRIAKATSRATGRPLAFSLAVSVIALWLVTGPLFAYSDTWQLAINTGTTIVTFLMVFLIQATQNRDSEAIQIKLDELLRATRGAHNALLDLEELEEHELEQIRAAYVGLARRARVELSRGGSDTDTPEAR, encoded by the coding sequence ATGCGTCCCACCAAGTCCACTTCGCTCTTCACCCGCATCGCGAAAGCGACTTCGCGCGCGACGGGGCGTCCGCTCGCGTTCAGCCTCGCGGTCAGCGTGATCGCGCTCTGGCTCGTGACCGGCCCGCTGTTCGCGTACAGCGACACCTGGCAGCTCGCGATCAACACGGGCACCACGATCGTCACGTTCCTGATGGTGTTCTTGATTCAGGCGACGCAGAACCGCGACTCCGAGGCGATCCAGATCAAGCTCGACGAGCTGCTGCGCGCGACGCGCGGCGCGCACAACGCGCTGCTCGACCTGGAGGAGCTCGAGGAGCACGAGCTGGAACAGATTCGCGCGGCCTACGTCGGGCTCGCGCGCCGGGCACGCGTGGAGCTCTCCCGCGGCGGGAGCGACACGGACACACCCGAGGCGCGCTGA
- a CDS encoding DUF3604 domain-containing protein — translation MQRLALASSAALVLACGVPDPGKQPWVPDSQPAQKRAAAPREACAQRDPLRRALFGDLHVHTGVSMDAWAEGTIATPDDAYRFARGHALGIPPFDAEGRPAAVAQLERPLDFAAVTDHAEWMGETSLCSDPSSDVYDTDSCRIGRGEERSWVARVLRLKGFRARIAGLVAFVGRNEEICGEGAARCRARTRTVWEENQAATERWTDRSAACEFTTLHGFEYSRSPASTKIHRNVIFRNEIVPELPISWIDTPEEPEFWRKLRAQCVDTDSGCDAIAIPHNPNLSNGQLFAIWYRDLPLEEQREQAKLRAGLEPLVEMVQNKGESECRNNFAGVVGGPDELCGFEKTRDMAADLEDCGEGTGEGAQAGRGCTSRLDYARYALIEGLRERERIGVNPYEVGFIGSTDTHLGNPGDVAERSHVGSFGETPEEALTVGKNLRATAYTSAGGLAGVWAEENSRDAIFDALARREAFATSGTRIQPRLFAGWDLPAGVCGSGELVATGYARGVPMGGSVPARPSADAKLTFYVAAQGDPLSAPLQRLQIVKAWHGEDGAFHEAIYDVAAAQGDAALDENTCEVRGTGPAALCATWSDPELDATRAAVYYARVVEAPTCRWTTWKCNALPEGQRPDGCSHPRIQRTIQERAWTSPVWFTP, via the coding sequence ATGCAGCGACTCGCTCTCGCGTCGTCGGCTGCGCTCGTCCTTGCGTGCGGCGTCCCCGATCCTGGGAAGCAGCCGTGGGTGCCGGACTCGCAGCCTGCGCAGAAGCGCGCAGCGGCGCCGCGCGAGGCGTGCGCGCAGCGCGATCCGCTGCGGCGCGCGCTGTTCGGCGACCTGCACGTGCACACAGGGGTCTCGATGGACGCCTGGGCCGAGGGCACGATCGCGACGCCGGACGACGCCTACCGCTTCGCGCGCGGCCACGCGCTCGGAATCCCGCCGTTCGACGCCGAGGGAAGGCCCGCGGCCGTGGCGCAGCTCGAGCGGCCGCTCGACTTCGCGGCCGTCACCGATCATGCGGAGTGGATGGGAGAGACCTCGCTCTGCAGCGACCCGAGCTCGGACGTGTACGACACCGATTCGTGCAGGATCGGCCGCGGCGAGGAGCGCTCGTGGGTCGCACGCGTGCTGCGCCTCAAGGGCTTCCGCGCGCGCATCGCGGGGCTCGTCGCGTTCGTCGGCCGCAACGAGGAGATCTGCGGCGAAGGCGCCGCGCGCTGCCGCGCGCGCACGCGCACCGTGTGGGAGGAGAATCAAGCCGCGACCGAGCGCTGGACCGACCGCAGCGCCGCGTGCGAGTTCACCACGCTGCACGGCTTCGAGTACAGCCGCTCGCCCGCGTCCACGAAGATTCACCGCAACGTGATCTTCCGAAACGAGATCGTGCCCGAGCTGCCGATCTCATGGATCGACACGCCAGAGGAGCCGGAGTTCTGGCGCAAGCTGCGCGCGCAGTGCGTCGACACCGATTCGGGCTGCGACGCGATCGCGATTCCGCACAACCCGAATCTATCGAACGGGCAGCTGTTCGCGATCTGGTACCGCGACCTGCCGCTCGAGGAGCAGCGCGAGCAGGCGAAGCTACGCGCCGGGCTCGAGCCGCTCGTCGAGATGGTGCAGAACAAGGGCGAATCGGAGTGCCGTAACAACTTCGCGGGGGTCGTCGGCGGGCCCGACGAGCTGTGCGGCTTCGAGAAGACGCGCGACATGGCAGCCGATCTCGAGGACTGCGGCGAGGGCACCGGCGAAGGCGCGCAGGCCGGGCGCGGCTGCACCTCGCGCCTCGACTACGCGCGCTACGCGCTGATCGAGGGTCTCAGAGAGCGCGAACGAATCGGCGTGAATCCGTACGAGGTGGGCTTCATCGGCTCCACCGACACGCACCTCGGCAACCCCGGCGACGTCGCCGAGCGCAGCCACGTCGGCAGCTTCGGCGAGACGCCGGAGGAGGCGCTCACGGTGGGGAAGAACCTGCGCGCGACCGCGTACACGAGCGCGGGCGGGCTCGCGGGCGTGTGGGCGGAGGAGAACTCGCGCGACGCGATCTTCGACGCGCTCGCGCGGCGCGAAGCGTTCGCGACGAGCGGCACGCGCATCCAGCCGCGCCTGTTCGCGGGCTGGGACCTGCCCGCCGGTGTGTGCGGGAGCGGCGAGCTCGTCGCGACGGGCTACGCGCGCGGCGTGCCGATGGGCGGCAGCGTGCCCGCGCGCCCGTCGGCGGACGCCAAGCTCACGTTCTACGTCGCCGCGCAAGGCGACCCGCTGAGCGCGCCGCTGCAGCGTCTGCAAATTGTGAAGGCGTGGCACGGGGAAGACGGCGCGTTCCACGAAGCCATCTACGACGTGGCGGCCGCGCAGGGCGATGCGGCGCTCGACGAGAACACCTGCGAGGTGCGCGGCACGGGGCCCGCCGCGCTGTGCGCGACGTGGAGCGACCCCGAGCTCGATGCCACGCGCGCTGCGGTCTACTACGCGCGCGTGGTCGAGGCGCCGACCTGCCGCTGGACCACGTGGAAGTGCAACGCGCTGCCCGAGGGCCAGCGCCCCGACGGCTGCTCGCACCCGCGCATCCAGCGCACGATCCAGGAGCGCGCGTGGACCTCGCCGGTGTGGTTCACGCCGTAG
- a CDS encoding cysteine--tRNA ligase — MSEARLQLFNSRTRRKEPFVPIEPGHARVYSCGPTVYSPQHIGNMRAYLFADLLRRALLAEGLRVTHVINITDVGHLTDDADAGEDKMEAAARKTGRRALDIAAEYTAQWLKDRRRLNCADPDVLCKASEHVAEQIEMIRKLEARGVTYRIDDGIYFDVAKFPRYAEFAQLDLAGQHGASRIADVPGKRNPADFALWKFASAGVKRQQEWDAPWGRGFPGWHIECSAMSTKYLGANFDIHTGGVDHFTVHHTNEVAQSEVALGLHPWVSVWMHNDFLDLQGEKMSKSKGNVYVLQDLIDQGHLALSFRFFFLQAHYRKQQSFSDDAMTSADRGYRRLLASTAAARAATGAADAARIAPWRARFHDAVRDDLNAPRALAETTLMLRAPDLTPADQRALLAEFDAWLGLDLLTAELPPAPAEESDPRIDALVAEREAARKRRDFATSDRIRDALAAEGVTIVDTPQGAKWRRGPK; from the coding sequence GTGAGCGAGGCGCGCCTTCAGCTGTTCAACTCGCGCACGCGGCGCAAGGAGCCGTTCGTCCCGATCGAGCCCGGCCACGCGCGCGTCTACTCGTGCGGCCCGACGGTGTACTCGCCGCAGCACATCGGGAACATGCGGGCGTATCTGTTCGCCGACTTGTTGCGGCGCGCGCTCCTGGCCGAGGGGCTGCGCGTGACGCACGTCATCAACATCACCGATGTGGGCCACCTCACGGACGACGCCGACGCCGGTGAGGACAAGATGGAGGCGGCGGCGCGCAAGACCGGGCGTCGCGCTCTCGACATCGCGGCGGAGTACACTGCGCAGTGGCTGAAGGACAGGCGGCGCCTCAACTGCGCGGACCCGGATGTGCTGTGCAAGGCGAGCGAGCACGTCGCCGAGCAGATCGAGATGATCCGCAAGCTCGAGGCGCGCGGCGTCACCTACCGGATCGACGACGGGATCTACTTCGACGTCGCGAAGTTCCCGCGTTACGCCGAGTTCGCGCAGCTCGATCTCGCGGGTCAGCACGGCGCGAGCCGCATCGCGGACGTGCCCGGCAAGCGGAATCCCGCCGACTTCGCGCTCTGGAAGTTCGCATCGGCGGGAGTGAAGCGGCAGCAGGAGTGGGACGCGCCGTGGGGCCGCGGTTTCCCCGGCTGGCACATCGAGTGCTCCGCGATGAGCACGAAGTATCTCGGCGCGAACTTCGACATTCACACCGGCGGGGTCGATCACTTCACCGTGCATCACACGAATGAAGTGGCGCAGAGCGAAGTGGCGCTCGGCTTGCATCCTTGGGTTTCGGTCTGGATGCACAACGACTTTCTCGACCTGCAGGGCGAGAAGATGTCGAAGTCGAAGGGCAACGTTTACGTCCTGCAGGACCTGATCGATCAGGGCCACCTCGCGCTGTCGTTCCGCTTCTTCTTCTTGCAGGCGCACTACCGCAAGCAGCAGTCCTTCAGCGACGACGCGATGACGAGCGCCGACCGCGGCTACCGGCGTCTGCTCGCCAGCACCGCCGCCGCGCGCGCGGCGACCGGCGCCGCCGACGCCGCGCGCATCGCCCCGTGGCGCGCTCGCTTCCACGACGCGGTGCGCGACGACCTGAACGCGCCGCGCGCGCTCGCCGAGACGACCCTCATGCTGCGCGCGCCCGACCTAACACCTGCCGACCAGCGCGCGCTGCTCGCCGAGTTCGACGCCTGGCTCGGCCTCGATCTGCTCACCGCCGAGCTGCCGCCCGCGCCCGCGGAAGAGAGCGACCCGCGCATCGACGCACTCGTCGCCGAGCGCGAGGCCGCCCGCAAGCGGCGCGACTTCGCGACGAGCGACCGCATCCGCGACGCGCTCGCCGCCGAGGGCGTCACGATCGTGGACACGCCTCAGGGCGCGAAGTGGAGGCGGGGGCCGAAGTAA
- the uvrB gene encoding excinuclease ABC subunit UvrB, protein MSSERFQIVSEFKPQGDQPRAIAELVEGVQRGAQHQTLLGVTGSGKSFTMACVVEALNRPALVMAPNKTLAAQLYAEFKELFPNNAVEYFVSYYDYYQPEAYIPSSDTYIEKDSSINDEIDKLRHSATHSLLTRKDVLVVASVSCIYGLGSPETYGSMLAFVEVGQRIERDDLLRRLVDMLYTRNDHDFQRGSFRVRGDVIEVIPQYESERGVRIELFGNEVESIAEIDPLRGKVLGRPKRTVIYPASHYVSTQERIKKAVAGIRDELAERLRQFREQGKLLEAQRLEQRTMFDLESLEEMGFCPGVENYSRWLDGRSAGETPYTLYDYFSSEGLVFLDECHVSVPQIGAMFRGDRARKETLVEYGFRLPSALDNRPLRFDEWEARAKTRIYVSATPAEYELTKCHGVVVEQIIRPTGLVDPQVEIRKATGQVDDLLGEIRARVARGDRVLVTTLTKRMAEQLTEYYAEHGVKVRYLHSDIQTIERTEIIRELREGVFDVLVGINLLREGLDIPEVSLVAILDADKEGFLRSTRSLIQTIGRAARNVNGTVILYADKETDSIRETLAETNRRRDAQLAYNAEHGITPKSVVKKIASLRDSIWEQDYVTVPTRAEKKKREADVPWHELPLVIAALKREMKEAAGKLEYERAAEIRDRVKQLEAERLART, encoded by the coding sequence ATGTCCTCCGAGCGCTTCCAGATCGTGAGCGAGTTCAAGCCGCAGGGCGATCAGCCGCGCGCGATCGCGGAGCTCGTCGAAGGCGTGCAGCGCGGCGCGCAGCACCAAACGCTGCTCGGCGTCACGGGCAGCGGGAAGTCCTTCACGATGGCGTGCGTGGTCGAGGCGCTGAACCGCCCCGCGCTCGTGATGGCGCCCAACAAGACACTCGCGGCGCAGCTCTACGCCGAGTTCAAGGAGCTCTTCCCCAACAACGCCGTCGAGTACTTCGTCTCGTATTACGACTACTACCAGCCCGAGGCGTACATCCCCTCGAGCGACACCTACATCGAGAAGGACTCGTCGATCAACGACGAGATCGACAAGCTGCGCCACAGCGCGACGCACTCGTTGCTGACGCGCAAAGACGTGCTCGTGGTGGCGAGCGTCTCGTGCATCTACGGCCTCGGCTCGCCCGAGACCTACGGCTCGATGCTGGCATTCGTGGAAGTGGGGCAGCGCATCGAGCGCGACGACCTGCTGCGCCGCCTGGTCGACATGCTCTACACGCGCAACGACCACGACTTCCAGCGCGGCAGCTTCCGCGTGCGCGGCGACGTGATCGAGGTCATCCCGCAGTACGAGAGCGAGCGCGGCGTGCGCATCGAGCTGTTCGGCAACGAGGTGGAGTCGATCGCCGAGATCGACCCGCTGCGCGGCAAGGTGTTAGGCCGACCGAAGCGCACCGTGATCTACCCCGCGAGCCACTACGTCTCGACGCAAGAGCGCATCAAGAAGGCGGTCGCGGGGATCCGCGACGAGCTCGCTGAGCGGCTCCGCCAATTCCGCGAGCAGGGCAAGCTCCTCGAAGCGCAGCGCCTCGAGCAGCGCACGATGTTCGACCTCGAGTCGCTCGAGGAGATGGGCTTCTGCCCCGGCGTCGAGAACTACTCGCGCTGGCTCGACGGCCGCAGCGCCGGCGAGACGCCGTACACGCTCTACGACTACTTCTCCAGCGAAGGGCTCGTGTTCCTCGACGAGTGCCACGTCTCGGTGCCGCAGATCGGCGCGATGTTCCGCGGCGACCGCGCGCGCAAGGAGACGCTCGTGGAGTACGGCTTCCGCCTGCCCAGCGCGCTCGACAATCGCCCCTTGCGCTTCGACGAGTGGGAGGCGCGCGCGAAGACGCGCATCTACGTGAGTGCGACGCCCGCCGAATACGAGCTCACGAAGTGCCACGGCGTGGTGGTCGAGCAGATCATCCGCCCCACGGGCCTCGTCGATCCGCAGGTGGAGATCCGCAAAGCGACCGGGCAGGTCGACGACTTGTTGGGCGAGATTCGCGCGCGCGTGGCGCGCGGCGACCGCGTGCTCGTGACGACGCTGACCAAGCGCATGGCCGAGCAGCTGACCGAGTACTACGCCGAGCACGGCGTGAAGGTCCGCTACCTGCATAGCGACATCCAGACGATCGAGCGCACCGAGATCATCCGCGAGCTGCGCGAGGGCGTGTTCGACGTGCTGGTGGGGATCAACTTGTTACGGGAAGGCCTCGACATCCCCGAGGTGTCGCTCGTGGCGATCCTCGACGCGGACAAAGAGGGCTTCCTGCGCTCGACGCGCTCCCTGATCCAGACGATCGGCCGCGCCGCGCGCAACGTGAACGGCACCGTGATCCTGTACGCCGACAAGGAGACCGACTCGATCCGTGAGACCCTCGCGGAGACGAATCGCCGGCGCGACGCGCAGCTCGCCTACAACGCGGAGCACGGCATCACGCCGAAGAGCGTGGTGAAGAAGATCGCGAGCCTGCGCGACTCGATCTGGGAGCAGGACTACGTGACGGTGCCGACGCGCGCGGAGAAGAAGAAGCGCGAAGCGGATGTGCCGTGGCACGAGTTGCCGCTGGTGATCGCGGCGCTGAAGCGGGAGATGAAGGAAGCGGCTGGGAAGCTCGAGTACGAGCGGGCGGCGGAGATACGGGATCGAGTGAAGCAGCTCGAGGCGGAGCGGCTGGCGCGGACCTGA
- a CDS encoding amidohydrolase, with the protein MTANNTPYTLISSDTHAGASVEGYKPYLDAKHQALFDEWRGTYRNPQKQHIGSKKHKNWDDTERMRDLEAEGVAGEIIFPNTVPPFFKTSVLICGNPSREDYPLRWEGVKAHNRWLLDWCAEFPDQRAGIAVIYLNDIDAAIEEVKWAAKAGLRGGILLPHVPPDCTHIAPLYSPDMDRFWAVCQDHDVVLNHHGGTGSPDYGPWKISLPIRLLETPWFSTRSYAHMLLSGIFERFPKLKYIVTESGCAWVPATLKNLDGIWERVRSGAVGEFQFADGAMPPNPPSYYAKRNCYYGASAPSRGELAGRHEIGLDHLCWGNDYPHYEGTYPNNLKSLRHTMHDLPDAERRMILGENAAKLYKFDLAKLAPIVARCGPTPEQISVPLGPAEIPQHVHTNAFR; encoded by the coding sequence ATGACCGCGAACAACACGCCGTACACGCTGATCTCGTCGGACACGCACGCCGGCGCGAGCGTCGAGGGGTACAAGCCCTACCTCGACGCGAAGCATCAGGCGCTCTTCGACGAATGGCGCGGCACGTATCGCAATCCGCAGAAGCAGCACATCGGCTCCAAGAAGCACAAGAACTGGGACGACACGGAGCGCATGCGCGACCTCGAGGCCGAGGGCGTCGCGGGCGAGATCATCTTTCCGAACACCGTGCCGCCTTTCTTCAAGACGAGCGTGCTGATCTGCGGCAATCCCTCGCGCGAGGACTACCCGCTGCGCTGGGAAGGCGTGAAGGCCCACAACCGGTGGCTGCTGGATTGGTGCGCGGAGTTCCCGGATCAGCGCGCGGGCATCGCGGTGATCTACCTGAACGACATCGATGCCGCGATCGAGGAAGTGAAGTGGGCCGCGAAGGCCGGTCTGCGCGGCGGCATTCTGCTGCCCCACGTGCCACCCGACTGCACGCACATCGCGCCGCTGTACTCGCCCGACATGGATCGCTTCTGGGCCGTGTGCCAGGACCACGACGTCGTGCTCAACCACCACGGCGGCACCGGCTCGCCCGACTACGGCCCGTGGAAGATCTCGCTGCCGATCCGCCTGCTCGAGACGCCGTGGTTCTCGACGCGCAGCTACGCGCACATGCTGCTGAGCGGCATCTTCGAGCGCTTCCCGAAGCTGAAGTACATCGTGACCGAGAGCGGCTGCGCGTGGGTGCCGGCGACGCTGAAGAACCTCGACGGGATCTGGGAGCGCGTGCGCAGCGGCGCGGTCGGTGAGTTCCAGTTCGCCGACGGCGCGATGCCACCGAATCCGCCGAGCTACTACGCGAAGCGGAATTGTTATTACGGCGCCTCCGCGCCTTCGCGTGGCGAGCTCGCGGGCCGACACGAGATCGGGCTCGATCACCTGTGCTGGGGCAACGACTATCCGCACTACGAGGGCACGTACCCCAACAACTTGAAGTCGCTGCGGCACACGATGCACGACCTGCCCGACGCCGAGCGCCGCATGATCCTCGGCGAGAACGCCGCCAAGCTCTACAAGTTCGACCTCGCGAAGCTCGCGCCGATCGTCGCGCGCTGCGGCCCCACGCCCGAGCAAATCTCGGTGCCGCTCGGCCCCGCCGAGATCCCGCAGCACGTGCACACGAACGCGTTTCGCTAG